One genomic region from Parerythrobacter aestuarii encodes:
- a CDS encoding RluA family pseudouridine synthase, with product MTRTSDPESVRQFTVGADDDGIRLDRWFKRNLPQVGFGTVSRWARTGQLRVDGKRAKPDDRLEEGQVLRIPPGGEDPARKPAARKPLSPEQVQMAHDMVIRETPSAIVLNKPPGLATQGGTKTTKHVDGLLDAFVDSDDEDAPRPRLVHRLDKDTSGVLLIARTPGAAASYSKRFSGRSAKKIYWALVVGVPDVMEGEIDAPLAKQPGTGGEKMHVDEENGQPAKTRYRVVERVGNKAAWVELEPLTGRTHQLRVHMAAMGHPIVGDGKYGGQDAFLTGSVSRKMHLHARRLIISQPGSKGQSGGKLDVTADLPEHFAASMEQLGFDLSLSKAAPLREDITEKTPAEKKQAARQHAKQYRKSQRSPRRARGGPATKKLGKKSGGAKVKRGTKPGRPGGRKK from the coding sequence ATGACACGGACAAGCGATCCCGAAAGCGTGCGCCAGTTCACTGTAGGCGCGGATGACGATGGCATTCGCCTCGACCGCTGGTTCAAACGCAACCTGCCGCAGGTCGGCTTTGGCACTGTGAGCCGCTGGGCCCGCACTGGCCAGCTGCGGGTCGATGGCAAGCGCGCAAAGCCGGACGACCGGCTGGAAGAAGGCCAGGTCCTGCGCATCCCGCCCGGCGGCGAAGATCCGGCGCGCAAGCCCGCAGCCCGCAAGCCGCTGTCGCCCGAACAGGTGCAGATGGCGCACGACATGGTGATCCGCGAGACACCGAGCGCGATCGTCCTCAACAAGCCGCCGGGCCTTGCGACTCAGGGTGGCACCAAGACGACCAAGCATGTCGACGGCCTGCTTGATGCCTTTGTCGATTCGGACGACGAAGACGCCCCCCGCCCGCGCCTCGTCCATCGGCTCGACAAGGATACCTCGGGCGTGCTGCTGATCGCTCGTACGCCGGGTGCTGCGGCGTCCTATTCCAAGCGGTTCTCCGGCCGGTCGGCCAAGAAGATCTACTGGGCCCTGGTTGTCGGCGTGCCCGATGTTATGGAGGGCGAAATCGATGCCCCGCTCGCCAAGCAGCCCGGAACCGGTGGCGAGAAGATGCATGTCGATGAGGAGAACGGCCAGCCGGCCAAGACTCGCTACCGCGTTGTCGAACGGGTCGGCAACAAGGCGGCATGGGTCGAGCTTGAGCCGCTGACCGGGCGCACGCACCAGCTGCGCGTCCATATGGCAGCGATGGGTCACCCTATCGTCGGCGACGGCAAGTATGGCGGGCAGGACGCTTTCCTGACCGGCAGCGTCAGCCGCAAGATGCACTTGCACGCGCGGCGTCTGATCATCTCGCAGCCGGGCAGCAAGGGCCAGAGCGGCGGCAAGCTGGATGTGACCGCCGACCTGCCCGAACACTTCGCCGCTTCGATGGAACAGCTGGGTTTCGACCTGTCACTGAGCAAGGCCGCTCCGTTGCGCGAAGACATTACGGAAAAAACCCCGGCGGAGAAGAAGCAGGCTGCGCGCCAGCACGCCAAGCAGTATCGCAAATCGCAGCGCAGTCCGCGGCGCGCACGCGGAGGGCCCGCGACCAAG
- the crcB gene encoding fluoride efflux transporter CrcB, producing MSTLPPLYASLNVALGGAIGAVLRYQVGRWMTGWMGAQAMGVFPWATLAINALGSLLMGVLAGFLFKMAPENTDQWRLLVGTGILGGFTTFSAFSLEVWVMVERGQLAFAALYVVLSVSLAISALVFGLMLTRLIA from the coding sequence GTGAGTACACTTCCCCCACTTTACGCCAGCCTCAACGTCGCCCTCGGCGGCGCGATCGGTGCAGTTTTGCGATATCAGGTCGGTCGCTGGATGACCGGTTGGATGGGCGCACAGGCGATGGGCGTCTTTCCCTGGGCCACGCTGGCGATCAACGCCCTGGGCAGTCTGCTGATGGGCGTCCTCGCCGGTTTCCTGTTCAAGATGGCACCCGAGAACACCGACCAGTGGCGCTTGCTCGTCGGCACCGGGATTCTCGGCGGCTTCACCACTTTCAGCGCCTTCAGCCTGGAGGTCTGGGTGATGGTCGAGCGCGGACAACTGGCGTTTGCAGCACTTTACGTGGTTCTTTCCGTTTCGCTGGCGATCAGTGCGCTTGTCTTCGGCCTGATGCTGACGCGGCTGATCGCATGA
- the rpsU gene encoding 30S ribosomal protein S21, with product MQIMVRDNNVDQALRALKKKLQREGVYREMKLRRHYEKPSEKRAREKAAAVRRARKLERKRMERDGIK from the coding sequence ATGCAAATCATGGTTCGCGATAACAATGTCGACCAGGCTCTCCGCGCGCTCAAGAAGAAGCTGCAGCGTGAGGGGGTGTATCGCGAGATGAAGCTGCGTCGCCACTATGAAAAGCCCAGCGAAAAGCGCGCCCGTGAAAAGGCTGCTGCTGTCCGCCGCGCCCGCAAGCTGGAGCGCAAGCGGATGGAACGCGACGGCATCAAGTAG
- a CDS encoding FKBP-type peptidyl-prolyl cis-trans isomerase, protein MTEVTRVPLQPIAKGSLTKLWLGVIVAALIGAGVAWAAVPKGIDIDELVAGTGNSPEVGDVVFVKYVGTLPNGTEFDRSQPLPIPPGIFPEGTPMLIQEGQMIDGFYQGLQQMEKGGKYKLTIPAELAYGDAPPPSSSIPANSDLIFEVEMVDFMSEADANAKMQALQQAMAARQGAEGADAPPPPPQN, encoded by the coding sequence ATGACTGAAGTTACTCGCGTTCCGCTCCAGCCCATTGCCAAGGGTTCGCTGACCAAGCTGTGGCTGGGCGTCATCGTTGCCGCTCTGATCGGTGCCGGGGTTGCCTGGGCCGCCGTTCCCAAGGGCATCGATATTGATGAACTGGTGGCCGGAACCGGCAATTCCCCTGAAGTCGGGGACGTTGTCTTCGTCAAGTATGTGGGCACACTTCCCAACGGCACCGAGTTCGACCGTTCGCAGCCCTTGCCGATCCCGCCCGGCATATTCCCGGAAGGCACGCCGATGCTGATTCAGGAAGGCCAGATGATTGATGGTTTCTACCAGGGGCTCCAGCAGATGGAGAAGGGTGGCAAGTACAAGCTGACGATCCCGGCCGAGCTCGCCTATGGTGATGCGCCGCCGCCCAGTTCCAGCATCCCGGCCAACTCGGATCTCATTTTCGAAGTCGAGATGGTCGATTTCATGAGCGAGGCCGATGCCAACGCCAAGATGCAGGCGCTGCAACAGGCCATGGCGGCCCGCCAGGGTGCCGAAGGCGCGGATGCACCTCCTCCTCCGCCGCAGAACTGA
- the gatC gene encoding Asp-tRNA(Asn)/Glu-tRNA(Gln) amidotransferase subunit GatC, producing the protein MSVDKQTVAKIASLARIKMDDAELEKLAPELSKILDWVEQLGEVDTSDVEPMTAVIPNHLRLRDDVVDADPLTGGGVRDKVLANAPAAEHGFFGVPKVIE; encoded by the coding sequence ATGTCCGTCGACAAGCAAACCGTTGCCAAGATCGCTTCGCTCGCGCGTATCAAGATGGATGACGCCGAACTCGAAAAGCTGGCACCCGAACTCTCCAAGATCCTCGACTGGGTCGAGCAGCTGGGCGAAGTCGACACCAGCGATGTCGAGCCGATGACGGCGGTCATCCCCAACCACCTGCGCTTGCGCGACGATGTGGTCGATGCCGATCCGCTAACCGGTGGCGGTGTGCGCGACAAGGTGCTGGCGAATGCCCCGGCGGCCGAGCATGGCTTCTTCGGCGTGCCCAAGGTGATCGAGTAA
- the gatA gene encoding Asp-tRNA(Asn)/Glu-tRNA(Gln) amidotransferase subunit GatA: MPNVNESLIELGVAEIRDGVAAGDFTAREVAEAFNAQVAAAEELNAFIVTTPDKALEAADAVDAARAKGEALGKMAGVPIGMKDLFATEGTQTTAASHMLEGFTPQYESTVSANLWRAGAGMLGKLNLDQFAMGSSNETSYFGNVLSPWKKEGSNAALTPGGSSGGSSAAIAARLCPAATGTDTGGSIRQPAAITGTTGIKPTYGRCSRWGVVAFASSLDQAGPMARNVRDCAIMLEAMAGFDPKDATSLDMPVPQWEAGLSADLKGKKVGIPKEYRVDGLDGDIAASWDRGMEWLKDAGAEIVDISLPHTKYALPAYYIIAPAEASSNLARYDGVRYGLRDLPDGAGLQDMYAATRAEGFGDEVKRRILIGTYVLSAGFYDAYYNQAQKIRTLVARDFENAWAECDVILAPTTPNAAFALGEMQADPLAMYLNDVFAVPASLAGLPAMSVPAGLNSENLPLGLQIIGKPFDEQGVLGAGLAIEQRSGFTAKPEKWWA, encoded by the coding sequence ATGCCCAACGTCAATGAATCGCTGATCGAACTGGGCGTCGCGGAGATTCGCGATGGCGTCGCTGCAGGCGACTTCACTGCACGCGAAGTGGCGGAAGCCTTCAACGCGCAGGTGGCAGCTGCCGAAGAACTCAACGCCTTCATCGTCACCACGCCGGACAAGGCGCTCGAGGCAGCCGACGCGGTCGATGCTGCGCGGGCCAAGGGTGAGGCGCTTGGCAAGATGGCCGGCGTTCCAATCGGCATGAAAGACCTGTTCGCAACGGAAGGTACTCAGACCACTGCCGCGAGCCACATGCTCGAAGGGTTTACCCCGCAGTATGAATCAACGGTCAGCGCCAATCTCTGGCGCGCCGGCGCAGGCATGCTGGGCAAGCTCAACTTGGACCAGTTCGCCATGGGGTCGTCCAACGAGACCAGCTATTTCGGCAACGTGCTGAGCCCGTGGAAGAAGGAAGGCAGCAATGCCGCGCTGACCCCGGGCGGGTCTTCGGGCGGTTCAAGCGCTGCCATTGCTGCGCGGCTGTGCCCGGCAGCGACCGGGACCGACACCGGCGGTTCGATCCGCCAGCCGGCTGCGATCACCGGCACCACCGGGATCAAGCCGACCTATGGCCGCTGCAGCCGCTGGGGCGTCGTCGCCTTTGCCAGCAGTCTCGACCAGGCCGGCCCTATGGCGCGCAACGTCAGGGACTGTGCGATCATGCTCGAAGCCATGGCCGGCTTCGACCCCAAGGATGCGACCAGCCTCGACATGCCGGTGCCGCAGTGGGAAGCGGGCCTGTCCGCCGACCTCAAGGGCAAGAAGGTGGGCATCCCCAAGGAATACCGCGTCGACGGGCTCGATGGCGACATTGCTGCCAGCTGGGATCGCGGGATGGAATGGCTCAAGGATGCCGGCGCCGAGATCGTCGATATCTCGCTGCCGCACACCAAATATGCGCTGCCTGCATACTACATCATCGCCCCGGCGGAGGCTTCCTCCAACCTCGCGCGCTATGATGGCGTGCGCTATGGCTTGCGCGACCTGCCCGATGGGGCGGGCCTGCAGGACATGTATGCTGCCACCCGCGCCGAAGGCTTCGGCGACGAGGTCAAGCGCCGCATCCTGATCGGCACCTATGTGCTGAGCGCAGGCTTCTACGACGCCTATTACAACCAGGCCCAGAAGATCCGCACGCTGGTGGCGCGCGACTTCGAAAATGCATGGGCGGAATGCGATGTGATCCTCGCCCCAACGACGCCTAACGCGGCGTTCGCGCTCGGCGAAATGCAGGCCGATCCGCTGGCAATGTATCTCAACGATGTGTTCGCCGTCCCTGCTTCGCTCGCCGGACTTCCAGCAATGAGCGTCCCCGCCGGGCTCAATAGCGAAAACCTCCCGCTCGGGCTGCAGATCATCGGCAAGCCGTTTGACGAGCAGGGGGTGCTGGGTGCCGGCCTCGCCATCGAACAGCGTAGCGGCTTCACCGCCAAGCCGGAGAAATGGTGGGCGTGA